Proteins co-encoded in one Stenotrophomonas maltophilia genomic window:
- a CDS encoding amino acid ABC transporter permease/ATP-binding protein, translating into MSTPSTALGGIAARPAPAPALKIVPARHPLQVFGTVLALALILIGLQSVLGNPRWGWGTFAEWFFARPVLEGLGRTLLLTALGTGLGFALGTLLALARVSGSPLLSAVSWGYVWLFRSIPLLVLLLLLNNLGYLYSTIELGVPFTGISLFSYPTTQLIGVFTAAVLGLTLNQAAFSAEVIRGGILSVDHGQYEAAAALGLPRGRQVRRIILPQAMRSILPAAFNDVIGLAKSTSVVYVLALPELFYTVQVIYRRNLEVVPLLMVATVWYLVILTVLSLLQRRVEQRFARGQLQRERSVSRVSSSPRVQSDAAPREANRPRIATQVEAGEGAAVSLHDVGKAFGEQPVLEDVNLDLRAGSVTVLIGPSGAGKSTLLRLINHLERADSGYVTVGGQLIGYRRDGDTLYERPEREIRRRRAEVGMVFQGFNLFPHLTALENIIEAPIAVRGVPRAQAEQQARTLLERVGLADKADAFPRQLSGGQQQRIAIARALALQPKVLLFDEPTSALDPELVAEVLSVIEELARSGTTLVIVTHELGFARRVADHVVMMDQGRVIEQGTPDAVFERPRQQRTADFLAKTL; encoded by the coding sequence ATGAGTACGCCCTCGACGGCACTGGGGGGCATCGCTGCACGGCCGGCACCGGCACCTGCGCTGAAGATCGTGCCGGCCCGGCATCCATTGCAGGTGTTCGGCACCGTGTTGGCGCTGGCCTTGATCCTGATCGGGCTGCAATCGGTGCTGGGCAACCCGCGTTGGGGTTGGGGCACCTTCGCCGAATGGTTCTTCGCGCGCCCGGTGCTGGAAGGGCTGGGCCGTACGCTGCTGCTGACCGCACTTGGCACTGGGCTGGGGTTTGCGCTGGGCACGCTGCTTGCGCTGGCGCGCGTGTCCGGTTCGCCGTTGCTGTCGGCGGTGTCCTGGGGCTATGTGTGGTTGTTCCGCTCGATTCCGCTGCTGGTGCTGTTGCTGCTGCTGAACAACCTGGGCTATCTGTACAGCACCATCGAGCTGGGCGTGCCGTTCACCGGCATCAGCCTGTTCTCGTACCCGACCACGCAACTGATCGGCGTGTTCACCGCGGCCGTACTGGGCCTGACCCTGAACCAGGCCGCGTTCTCGGCCGAGGTGATCCGTGGCGGCATCCTCTCGGTAGACCACGGCCAGTATGAAGCAGCGGCCGCGCTGGGCCTGCCGCGTGGCCGCCAGGTGCGCCGCATCATCCTGCCGCAGGCGATGCGCTCGATCCTGCCGGCCGCGTTCAACGATGTGATCGGCCTGGCCAAGAGCACCTCGGTGGTCTACGTGCTGGCGTTGCCGGAGCTTTTCTACACCGTGCAGGTGATCTACCGCCGCAATCTGGAGGTGGTGCCGCTGCTGATGGTGGCCACGGTCTGGTACCTGGTGATCCTGACCGTGCTGTCGCTGTTGCAGCGACGCGTGGAGCAGCGCTTCGCGCGCGGCCAGCTGCAGCGCGAGCGCTCGGTGTCGCGCGTGTCATCGTCCCCGCGCGTGCAGAGCGATGCCGCACCGCGCGAGGCCAACCGCCCGCGCATCGCCACCCAGGTCGAAGCGGGCGAGGGTGCGGCGGTATCGCTGCATGACGTGGGCAAGGCATTCGGCGAGCAGCCGGTGCTGGAAGACGTGAATCTGGACCTGCGCGCCGGCAGCGTGACCGTGCTGATCGGCCCCTCGGGTGCAGGGAAGTCCACGCTGCTGCGGCTGATCAACCACCTGGAACGTGCCGACAGCGGGTACGTGACCGTGGGCGGCCAGCTGATCGGCTACCGCCGCGACGGTGACACCCTGTACGAACGCCCCGAGCGCGAGATCCGCCGCCGTCGTGCCGAGGTGGGCATGGTGTTCCAGGGCTTCAACCTGTTCCCGCACCTGACCGCGCTGGAGAACATCATCGAGGCGCCGATCGCGGTGCGTGGCGTGCCACGCGCGCAGGCCGAGCAGCAGGCACGCACGCTGCTGGAACGTGTCGGCCTAGCCGACAAGGCCGATGCATTCCCGCGCCAGTTGTCCGGCGGCCAGCAACAGCGCATCGCGATCGCCCGTGCGCTGGCGCTGCAGCCGAAGGTGCTGCTGTTTGACGAACCCACCTCGGCGCTGGACCCGGAACTGGTGGCCGAAGTGCTCAGCGTGATTGAAGAGCTGGCCCGCTCCGGCACCACGCTGGTGATCGTCACCCATGAACTGGGCTTTGCCCGCCGCGTGGCCGACCACGTGGTGATGATGGACCAGGGCCGGGTGATCGAGCAGGGCACGCCCGACGCCGTGTTCGAGCGACCGCGCCAGCAACGTACCGCCGACTTCCTGGCCAAGACTCTGTAA
- a CDS encoding ABC transporter substrate-binding protein has product MSPAAPRRPWRSTLLIVGVLVIGTAGIVYSRVRQAPEPAAVAATSLAGANTAVLKGTLDPKAQALIPAGYRFVTPGALTVATHPGQLPLADYGADSREVVGIEPDIARLIADGLGLKLVIVPVAWADWPLGLESGKYDAVLSNVTVTEERKKKFDFSSYRYDLLGIYTRSDGPIQKIEKPADVAGLKVVVGASTNQDQILRQWDQQNIAAGLKPVEYQYFDDAVVGRLAVITGRADVSFEPNATGAYSARDGKVRRVGLFPGGWPNAAAISVTTRKGSGLADAVTQALNTQIGSGTYAQALARWNVAEEAVPQSQTNPPGLPTLQ; this is encoded by the coding sequence ATGAGCCCTGCAGCCCCCCGTCGCCCCTGGCGCAGCACCCTGTTGATCGTGGGCGTGCTGGTTATCGGCACCGCCGGTATTGTCTATTCGCGCGTGCGCCAGGCCCCGGAGCCTGCAGCCGTGGCCGCGACCAGCCTGGCCGGCGCCAACACCGCCGTGCTGAAAGGCACGCTCGATCCCAAGGCGCAGGCCTTGATTCCTGCGGGCTACCGCTTCGTCACGCCAGGCGCGCTCACCGTCGCCACCCACCCGGGGCAGCTGCCGCTGGCCGACTATGGTGCCGACAGCAGGGAGGTGGTCGGCATCGAGCCGGATATCGCCCGCCTGATCGCCGATGGCCTGGGCCTGAAGCTGGTGATCGTGCCGGTGGCCTGGGCCGACTGGCCACTGGGGCTGGAATCGGGCAAGTACGATGCGGTGCTGTCGAACGTGACGGTCACTGAAGAACGCAAGAAGAAGTTCGATTTCTCCAGTTACCGTTACGACCTGCTGGGCATCTACACGCGCAGCGATGGGCCGATCCAGAAGATCGAAAAGCCCGCCGATGTGGCCGGGCTGAAGGTGGTGGTCGGTGCCAGCACCAACCAGGACCAGATCCTGCGCCAGTGGGACCAGCAGAACATCGCCGCCGGCCTGAAGCCGGTGGAGTACCAGTACTTCGATGACGCGGTGGTTGGTCGGTTGGCGGTGATCACCGGGCGTGCCGATGTTTCATTCGAGCCCAATGCCACCGGCGCCTATTCGGCGCGCGACGGCAAGGTACGGCGCGTGGGCCTGTTCCCGGGTGGCTGGCCGAATGCCGCGGCGATCTCGGTGACCACACGCAAGGGCAGTGGCCTGGCTGATGCAGTCACGCAGGCACTGAACACGCAAATTGGCAGTGGCACCTATGCGCAGGCGTTGGCGCGCTGGAACGTGGCAGAGGAAGCCGTGCCGCAGTCGCAGACCAACCCACCGGGGTTGCCGACGCTGCAATGA
- a CDS encoding MBL fold metallo-hydrolase: protein MKRLLLVLLLGILAVTAYTFCKSWSLPDFPASPQYRDGKFRNALPKPAMGLRDGLEIWWTFLFNKPKGTVPAHPIPVQPLDRATLDAAPDRSLFRIGHSTILLKLRGQYWLTDPVFSERASPVQWMGPARFHAPPISIDELPPIAGVILSHNHYDHLDHAAVMQLDRKTARFIAPLGVGDQLIAWGIDAGKVEQLDWWQSTEANGLRLTATPGQHFSGRGLGDSDRSLWASWVIQDGDFRIFFSGDTGYFDGFKAIGEKYGPFDLTMIETGAYDPRWAFVHMQPEQTLQAHLDLRGKWLLPIHNGTFDLALHEWQQPFERITALAAASNVPVATPMMGEVLDMQAPQAGTRWWEKVQL from the coding sequence ATGAAGCGCCTGCTCCTTGTCCTCCTGCTTGGAATCCTTGCCGTGACCGCCTACACCTTCTGCAAGTCCTGGTCCCTCCCCGACTTCCCGGCCTCGCCGCAGTACCGCGACGGCAAGTTCCGCAATGCCCTGCCGAAGCCGGCGATGGGCCTGCGCGACGGCCTGGAGATCTGGTGGACGTTCCTGTTCAACAAGCCCAAGGGCACCGTGCCCGCCCACCCCATCCCGGTGCAGCCTCTGGACCGCGCCACGCTGGATGCCGCGCCCGACCGTAGCCTGTTCCGCATCGGCCATTCCACGATCCTGCTGAAGCTGCGCGGCCAGTACTGGCTGACCGACCCGGTGTTCTCCGAGCGCGCCTCGCCGGTGCAGTGGATGGGCCCGGCGCGCTTCCATGCCCCGCCGATCAGCATCGATGAATTGCCGCCGATCGCCGGCGTGATTCTCTCGCACAACCATTACGACCACCTCGACCACGCGGCAGTGATGCAGCTGGATCGCAAGACCGCGCGCTTCATCGCCCCGCTTGGCGTGGGTGACCAGTTGATCGCCTGGGGCATCGACGCGGGCAAGGTGGAACAGCTGGACTGGTGGCAATCGACCGAGGCCAACGGCCTGCGCCTGACCGCCACGCCAGGCCAGCACTTCTCCGGCCGCGGGCTGGGCGACAGTGACCGCAGCCTGTGGGCGTCGTGGGTGATCCAGGACGGTGACTTCCGCATCTTCTTCAGCGGAGACACCGGCTACTTCGACGGCTTCAAGGCCATCGGCGAGAAGTACGGCCCGTTCGACCTGACCATGATCGAAACCGGTGCCTACGACCCGCGTTGGGCCTTCGTGCACATGCAGCCCGAACAGACCCTGCAGGCGCATCTGGACCTGCGCGGCAAGTGGCTGCTGCCGATCCACAACGGCACCTTCGATCTGGCCCTGCACGAATGGCAGCAGCCGTTTGAGCGCATCACCGCGCTGGCCGCCGCCAGCAACGTGCCGGTAGCGACGCCGATGATGGGCGAGGTCCTGGACATGCAGGCGCCGCAGGCCGGCACACGCTGGTGGGAAAAGGTGCAGCTGTAA
- a CDS encoding helix-turn-helix transcriptional regulator, with protein sequence MTEFNFTLKYRVPDVYDDTDILEQRLAASGCDDALLGIGRPGRMALAFCREASRADQALQSALEDVQQAVPGAELVEVSPDLVGLTDVADLLGMSRQNMRQLMLAHPQSFPSPVHEGSTSIWHLADILGWLQARGSGKVSSELAELAAVALQLNLAREGRRLQPKA encoded by the coding sequence ATGACGGAATTCAATTTCACCCTGAAGTACCGCGTGCCGGACGTGTACGACGATACCGATATCCTGGAGCAGCGCCTGGCGGCATCGGGCTGCGACGATGCGCTGTTGGGCATCGGGCGTCCGGGCAGGATGGCGCTGGCGTTCTGCCGTGAGGCGTCGCGTGCCGATCAAGCGCTGCAGTCGGCGCTGGAGGACGTGCAGCAGGCGGTGCCGGGCGCCGAACTGGTTGAAGTAAGCCCCGATCTGGTGGGGTTGACCGATGTGGCCGACCTGCTGGGGATGTCGCGGCAGAACATGCGCCAGCTGATGCTGGCCCACCCGCAGTCGTTTCCATCGCCGGTGCACGAAGGCAGTACGTCAATCTGGCACCTGGCCGACATCCTCGGCTGGTTGCAGGCGCGTGGCAGCGGCAAGGTCAGCTCGGAACTGGCCGAGCTGGCCGCCGTTGCATTGCAGCTGAATCTGGCCCGCGAAGGGCGCAGGCTGCAGCCCAAGGCATAG
- a CDS encoding LLM class flavin-dependent oxidoreductase, producing the protein MSTTPRHIPFGIMLQGPGSHMHAWKHPSNPADASVNLQFYIDIARIAEDNGIAFGFVADGLYINEKSIPHFLNRFEPISLLSALATATRKIGLAGTLSTSYSDPFTVARQFASLDLLSGGRAGWNVVTSPLEGSGRNYGRPHPEHALRYQIADEYLDVVQGLWDSWDDDAFVRERDSGTFFAPEKFRRLDHKGRFFQVEGPLNIQRSPQGQPVIFQAGSSDDGIALAGKYADAVFTHSPSLEETRAFTQKVKNSAIAHGRSGNDVKIFPGIGPIVGRTAEEAEAKYQAIAALATLEDALAYLGRFFDHHDFSQYDPDAPFPELGDIGSNSFRSTTDRIKQDAREKGLNLRQVALEAVSPRPNFIGTPEHVADELIRWFDAGASDGFILGFAAQREGLDDFVTQVLPILRARGYHQRELTGQTLREHLGLPYKASRYAADAEPARKVG; encoded by the coding sequence ATGAGCACGACCCCGCGCCACATCCCGTTCGGCATCATGCTGCAGGGCCCCGGCAGCCATATGCATGCCTGGAAGCACCCGTCGAACCCGGCCGATGCCAGCGTCAACCTGCAGTTCTACATCGACATCGCGCGCATCGCCGAGGACAACGGCATCGCCTTTGGCTTCGTGGCCGATGGCCTGTACATCAACGAGAAGTCGATCCCGCACTTCCTCAACCGCTTCGAGCCGATCTCGCTGCTGTCGGCGCTTGCCACGGCAACCAGGAAGATCGGCCTGGCCGGCACGCTGTCGACCTCCTACAGCGACCCGTTCACCGTGGCCCGCCAGTTCGCTTCACTGGACCTGCTCAGTGGCGGCCGGGCCGGCTGGAACGTGGTGACTTCACCGCTGGAAGGCTCCGGCCGCAACTATGGCCGGCCGCATCCGGAACACGCGCTGCGCTACCAGATCGCCGACGAGTACCTGGACGTCGTGCAGGGGTTGTGGGATTCGTGGGATGACGATGCCTTCGTGCGTGAGCGCGACAGCGGCACCTTCTTCGCGCCGGAGAAGTTCCGCCGCCTCGACCACAAGGGTCGCTTCTTCCAGGTGGAAGGGCCGCTCAACATCCAGCGTTCGCCGCAGGGCCAGCCGGTGATCTTCCAGGCCGGTTCATCTGACGATGGCATCGCGCTGGCCGGCAAGTACGCCGATGCGGTGTTTACCCATTCGCCGTCGCTGGAAGAAACCCGCGCGTTCACCCAGAAGGTGAAGAACTCGGCAATCGCGCACGGCCGCAGCGGCAACGACGTGAAGATCTTCCCGGGCATCGGCCCGATTGTCGGCCGCACTGCCGAGGAGGCCGAAGCCAAATACCAGGCGATTGCCGCGTTGGCGACGCTGGAAGATGCGCTGGCGTACCTGGGGCGGTTCTTCGATCACCACGACTTCAGCCAGTACGACCCGGATGCACCCTTCCCGGAGCTGGGCGACATCGGCAGCAATTCGTTCCGTTCCACCACCGACCGCATCAAGCAGGACGCGCGCGAGAAGGGCCTGAACCTGCGCCAGGTGGCACTGGAAGCGGTGAGCCCGCGGCCCAACTTCATCGGCACACCGGAGCATGTGGCCGATGAGCTGATCCGCTGGTTCGATGCCGGTGCCAGCGATGGCTTCATCCTCGGCTTCGCCGCGCAGCGCGAAGGCCTGGACGATTTCGTGACCCAGGTGCTGCCGATCCTGCGGGCGCGCGGCTACCACCAGCGCGAGCTGACAGGGCAGACCCTGCGCGAGCATCTGGGCCTGCCGTACAAGGCCAGCCGCTATGCGGCCGATGCCGAACCGGCGCGGAAGGTGGGGTAA
- a CDS encoding M20 aminoacylase family protein, which yields MSGETALAPGDVRQNHPTTGVLAEIAARAEAAIAIRHDLHRHPELAFEEHRTSARVAELLQQWGYEVTTGLGGTGVVGTLQRGQGSRRLGLRADIDALPIQEDSGLAYASQTDGLMHACGHDGHTAILLSAAHYLAHHGRIDGTLQLVFQPAEETGSGASKMIADGLFERFPVDAIYGLHNWPGVPVGHFGFVDGPAMASVDWARLKVIGKGGHGAEPQGSVDPILVAAHIITALQSVVSRNVDPRQMGVVTVGSIHGGQAANVIPDVVELKLTVRAYLPQVRDTLRRRVTELAEQTAAAFGARAEIEFPRGFPSVINHPQQTAYIREVAERGFGAGQVVPDFAPRTASEDFAFLLQARPGSFVFVGNGDSAPLHSPRYVFNDAAIAPAASLWARLAEDYLVKDVA from the coding sequence ATGAGCGGAGAAACCGCGCTAGCACCGGGCGACGTCCGGCAGAATCACCCAACAACCGGCGTGCTGGCCGAAATCGCCGCGCGTGCCGAGGCGGCCATCGCGATCCGCCATGATCTGCACCGGCACCCGGAACTGGCCTTCGAAGAGCATCGCACCAGCGCCCGCGTGGCCGAACTGCTGCAGCAGTGGGGCTATGAGGTGACCACTGGCCTCGGCGGCACCGGCGTGGTCGGCACGCTGCAACGCGGGCAGGGCAGCCGTCGCCTGGGCCTGCGTGCGGACATCGATGCGTTGCCGATCCAGGAAGACTCCGGGCTGGCCTACGCCAGCCAGACCGATGGCCTGATGCACGCCTGCGGCCACGATGGCCATACCGCGATCCTGCTGTCGGCGGCGCACTACCTGGCCCATCACGGGCGCATCGATGGCACCCTGCAGTTGGTGTTCCAGCCCGCAGAGGAAACCGGTTCGGGTGCGTCGAAGATGATTGCCGATGGCCTGTTCGAGCGCTTCCCGGTGGATGCGATCTATGGGCTGCACAACTGGCCGGGCGTGCCGGTGGGCCATTTCGGTTTCGTCGACGGGCCGGCGATGGCCTCGGTGGACTGGGCGCGACTGAAGGTGATCGGCAAGGGCGGCCATGGCGCCGAGCCGCAGGGCAGTGTCGACCCGATTTTGGTGGCGGCACACATCATCACCGCGCTGCAGAGCGTGGTCTCGCGCAATGTCGATCCGCGGCAGATGGGCGTGGTCACTGTCGGCTCGATCCATGGCGGGCAGGCGGCCAATGTGATTCCGGACGTGGTGGAGCTGAAGCTGACGGTGCGCGCCTACCTGCCCCAAGTGCGCGATACGCTGCGGCGCCGGGTTACCGAACTTGCCGAGCAGACCGCTGCTGCGTTCGGTGCGCGTGCCGAGATCGAGTTTCCGCGCGGCTTCCCCAGCGTGATCAACCACCCACAGCAGACCGCCTATATCCGCGAAGTCGCCGAGCGCGGATTCGGCGCTGGACAGGTGGTGCCCGATTTCGCGCCGCGCACGGCCAGCGAGGACTTTGCGTTCCTGCTGCAGGCGCGGCCCGGCAGCTTCGTGTTCGTCGGCAACGGCGACAGCGCGCCGCTGCACAGCCCGCGCTATGTGTTCAATGACGCGGCGATCGCACCCGCGGCCAGCCTGTGGGCGCGGCTGGCCGAAGACTATCTGGTGAAGGACGTAGCATGA
- a CDS encoding GNAT family N-acetyltransferase has protein sequence MSSNERFLYTSVDDPLARPLFDGLEQEYDSRYADVRRRIGGSAREELQRYPAQAFAAPVGAFVLLLRDGLAISGGAFMPHRDPDTAEFKRIWTLPGLRRQGIARRVLQELEDQALRQGYRRVFLTTGFRQPEAVGLYLSHGYTALFDLQADPETVAHLPFEKHLLAPAAVIAPAPAAVHGAHA, from the coding sequence ATGAGCAGCAACGAACGCTTCCTCTACACCTCGGTGGATGACCCGTTGGCGCGTCCGCTGTTTGACGGCCTGGAGCAGGAGTACGACAGCCGCTATGCCGACGTGCGCCGTCGCATCGGCGGCAGCGCCCGCGAAGAACTGCAACGCTATCCAGCGCAGGCCTTTGCCGCGCCGGTGGGGGCGTTCGTGCTGCTGCTGCGCGATGGTCTTGCCATCTCCGGTGGCGCCTTCATGCCACACCGGGACCCGGATACCGCCGAGTTCAAGCGCATCTGGACACTGCCCGGACTGCGCCGCCAAGGCATCGCGCGGCGCGTGCTGCAGGAACTGGAAGACCAGGCGCTGCGCCAGGGGTACCGCCGCGTGTTCCTGACCACCGGCTTCCGCCAGCCCGAAGCGGTGGGCCTGTACCTCAGCCATGGCTACACCGCGTTGTTCGACCTCCAGGCCGATCCGGAAACCGTCGCGCATCTGCCCTTCGAGAAGCACCTGCTCGCGCCGGCGGCGGTGATCGCACCTGCACCCGCCGCGGTGCACGGAGCCCACGCATGA
- a CDS encoding discoidin domain-containing protein, which translates to MTLRAERSRLTPLSPPMRPAAALLLTALAVTAHAQTLPPRSQWQASSSSQQVPAMAISRLIDGDAKTVTGGAFSPGHWFQIDLGAPAELAGARLTWDVSNPEGYSLQTSLDGTQWQTAYTMADSLGDVETLYFAPRQARYLRLASPQRTSDWGVSIFEMEPLDSALSARVKGLDAAQAASLWQGGSAVAIPHAEGGAHTLELTLPRAQPTAGLVVDWANGARGAARLQAQDAQGRWHALAHDAQAATHRQSWLAADTAQPLRAFRLSVDGSAPQIARLRLLGPKAVMTPMKQYQIAASGAQRALFPASLQMQQTYWTAVGVHAGRQKSIFDEYGNLEAFKGAPLVQPIWRSANGGTAGAAGQNVQHALRDGWKPMPSATWSPQPGLELRSEVFAIERDGQPVTFLRHRLHNTGSTRIEGTLSLVVRPMQMNPPWQNGGLSPIREVVINGQAVRINGRTLLQSLTPVAASGAAPFGQDGAKEITAGIAAGQLPSAQQARDDQGLAAAALDYPISLAPGASQSVVVAFPLGTAAADTDGSLPEAPPLDLASLPDDASSAFDTLATQASADWQARLGQVGLRLPDPSLVDMLRAQAAYMLINQTGPAMQPGPRNYNRSFIRDGMATSAVLLRMGEAKVARDYLAWYSEHGVHANGLVSPILNDDGSVNTGFGSDIEYDSQGQYVALVADVARLDGGPESVRAYLPKVKAALRFLQELRERTLVKGYKADQPAPERFAGILAPSISHEGYPSPTHSYWDDYWGLKGWHDGAWLAESLGDHETAAWARQQYKALYDALHASIRATMAWKGIDFIPSSADLGDGDPTGVSIALDPTGAQSVLPAEALKTTFARYLDDVRKRGQPGALYAYTPYEIRNVLSYVHLGQPQVADELLQGLLHDRRPLEWQVLAEVVHSRLRFPRYLGDMPHTWIGAEYGRTLFGMLMREDDDALSLLPGTPPSWVAEDGLAVERLPTAYGTLQMQARQRDGVLTVALGEGLRNGTAVKVWWPARTMPKTVRVDGRSVSNFDAEGVRLAKPFKKLEARW; encoded by the coding sequence ATGACGTTGCGCGCTGAACGTTCCAGGCTCACTCCCCTCTCCCCTCCGATGCGGCCTGCTGCGGCCCTGCTGCTCACCGCCCTGGCCGTCACCGCGCACGCACAGACCCTTCCCCCGCGCAGCCAGTGGCAGGCCAGCAGTTCCTCGCAGCAGGTGCCGGCCATGGCGATCAGCCGCCTGATCGACGGCGATGCGAAAACCGTCACCGGCGGCGCCTTCAGTCCCGGCCACTGGTTCCAGATCGATCTGGGCGCACCGGCAGAGCTGGCCGGCGCCCGCCTCACCTGGGACGTCTCCAATCCGGAAGGCTATTCGCTGCAGACCTCGCTGGACGGAACGCAGTGGCAGACCGCCTACACCATGGCTGATTCGCTGGGCGATGTGGAAACGCTGTACTTCGCACCGCGCCAGGCGCGCTACCTGCGGCTGGCCAGCCCGCAGCGCACCTCCGACTGGGGGGTATCGATCTTCGAAATGGAGCCGTTGGACAGCGCGCTCAGCGCACGCGTGAAGGGTCTCGATGCAGCGCAGGCGGCCTCGCTCTGGCAAGGCGGGAGCGCTGTCGCGATTCCGCACGCAGAAGGGGGTGCCCATACGCTTGAGCTCACCCTGCCCCGGGCCCAGCCGACCGCCGGCCTGGTAGTGGACTGGGCCAATGGCGCGCGTGGCGCGGCCCGCCTGCAGGCGCAGGATGCACAGGGCCGATGGCACGCGCTCGCGCATGATGCGCAGGCGGCCACTCATCGACAGAGCTGGCTCGCCGCCGATACCGCGCAGCCGCTGCGTGCGTTTCGTCTGAGTGTGGACGGCAGCGCCCCACAGATCGCGCGCCTGCGCCTGCTCGGGCCGAAGGCGGTGATGACGCCGATGAAGCAGTACCAGATTGCCGCCAGCGGTGCGCAACGCGCGTTGTTCCCGGCCTCGCTGCAGATGCAGCAGACCTACTGGACCGCTGTTGGTGTGCATGCCGGGCGACAAAAATCGATCTTCGACGAGTACGGCAACCTGGAAGCGTTCAAGGGCGCGCCGCTGGTGCAGCCGATCTGGCGCAGCGCCAATGGGGGCACTGCAGGTGCCGCCGGGCAGAACGTGCAGCATGCATTGCGTGATGGCTGGAAGCCGATGCCCTCCGCCACCTGGTCGCCGCAGCCCGGGCTGGAACTGCGCAGCGAAGTGTTCGCCATCGAACGTGATGGCCAGCCGGTGACCTTCCTGCGCCACCGCCTGCACAACACCGGCAGCACCAGGATCGAAGGCACGCTCAGCCTTGTCGTGCGCCCGATGCAGATGAATCCACCGTGGCAGAACGGCGGGCTGTCGCCGATCCGCGAGGTGGTCATCAACGGACAGGCTGTGCGCATCAACGGTCGCACGCTGCTGCAGTCACTCACGCCGGTGGCTGCGTCCGGCGCGGCGCCGTTCGGCCAGGACGGTGCAAAGGAAATCACCGCCGGCATTGCCGCCGGACAACTGCCTTCCGCACAGCAGGCGCGCGACGACCAGGGTCTTGCAGCAGCGGCGCTGGACTATCCCATCTCGCTGGCGCCAGGTGCCAGCCAATCGGTCGTGGTCGCCTTCCCGCTGGGCACCGCCGCGGCAGACACCGACGGCAGCTTGCCCGAAGCGCCACCGCTCGATCTGGCCTCGCTGCCAGACGACGCCAGCAGCGCCTTCGACACACTGGCCACGCAGGCCTCGGCGGACTGGCAGGCACGACTCGGCCAGGTTGGCCTGCGCCTGCCCGATCCCTCACTGGTGGACATGCTGCGCGCACAGGCCGCCTACATGCTGATCAACCAGACCGGCCCAGCCATGCAGCCCGGCCCGCGCAACTACAACCGTTCCTTCATCCGCGACGGCATGGCCACCTCGGCGGTGCTGCTGCGCATGGGTGAGGCGAAGGTCGCGCGCGACTACCTGGCCTGGTACAGCGAGCACGGCGTGCACGCCAACGGCCTGGTCTCACCCATCCTCAACGACGATGGCAGCGTCAACACCGGCTTCGGTTCGGACATCGAGTACGACAGCCAGGGCCAGTACGTCGCACTGGTGGCCGATGTGGCGCGCCTCGATGGCGGGCCCGAATCGGTACGCGCGTATCTGCCGAAGGTGAAAGCGGCCCTGCGCTTCCTGCAGGAACTGCGCGAGCGCACGCTGGTGAAAGGTTACAAGGCCGACCAGCCAGCACCGGAACGCTTCGCCGGCATTCTCGCGCCGTCGATAAGCCACGAAGGCTACCCCTCGCCCACCCACAGCTACTGGGATGACTACTGGGGCCTGAAGGGCTGGCACGACGGCGCGTGGCTGGCCGAGTCACTGGGCGACCACGAGACTGCGGCGTGGGCGCGCCAACAGTACAAGGCGTTGTACGACGCGCTGCATGCATCGATCCGGGCGACGATGGCGTGGAAGGGCATCGACTTCATCCCCTCCTCTGCCGATCTGGGCGATGGTGACCCCACCGGAGTATCGATCGCGCTGGACCCGACCGGGGCGCAGAGCGTGCTGCCTGCCGAGGCGTTGAAGACCACCTTCGCCCGTTACCTGGACGATGTGCGCAAGCGCGGCCAGCCTGGCGCGTTGTACGCGTACACACCGTACGAAATCCGCAACGTGCTGAGCTATGTGCACCTCGGTCAACCACAGGTGGCCGACGAGCTGCTGCAGGGCCTGCTGCATGATCGGCGCCCGCTTGAGTGGCAGGTGCTGGCCGAAGTGGTGCATTCGCGGCTGCGGTTCCCGCGCTATCTCGGCGACATGCCGCACACCTGGATCGGCGCCGAGTACGGCCGCACGCTGTTCGGCATGCTGATGCGTGAAGACGATGATGCGCTGTCGCTGCTGCCGGGTACGCCGCCGTCGTGGGTGGCGGAGGATGGGTTGGCAGTGGAACGCTTGCCCACTGCGTATGGCACGTTGCAGATGCAGGCGCGGCAGCGCGACGGCGTGTTGACGGTGGCGCTTGGCGAGGGGCTGCGCAACGGGACAGCGGTGAAGGTCTGGTGGCCGGCGCGCACGATGCCGAAGACGGTGCGTGTGGATGGACGTAGCGTTTCCAACTTCGATGCCGAGGGTGTGCGCCTGGCAAAGCCATTCAAGAAGCTGGAGGCACGTTGGTAG